Proteins encoded in a region of the Globicephala melas chromosome 1, mGloMel1.2, whole genome shotgun sequence genome:
- the SLC35E2B gene encoding solute carrier family 35 member E2B isoform X1: MSSMLGRCLGGAGCPGGGAGLEEAGVGRYCRRSSGGIGWRVRCVRRERRLVKALVSETYWKTSPSCRGARSFGAGNKARTPSLRLENSKWVIKLGRTLAAHATPSFPSHSSPRPAQCHLHGRCLRPRVPALRCPPPLRCRHPLSPRPWQSWLRAPVRSRGDGRSWPGAPCLATGVRRSHLARAKVAPTSSFCTLFLNKYILSLLEGEPSMLGAVQMLSTTLIGCVKIFVPCCLYQHKTRLSYPPNFIMTMLFVGLMRFATVVLGLVSLKNVAVSFAETVKSSAPIFTVILSRTVLGEHTGLLVNLSLIPVMGGLALCTATEMSFNFLGFSAALSTNIMDCLQNVFSKKLLSGDKYRFSAAELQFYTSAAAVAMLVPAWIFFMDLPVIGRNARSFRYSQDVLLLLLADGVLFHLQSVTAYALMGRISPVTFSVASTVKHALSVWLSVIVFGNRVTSLSAVGTVLVTAGVLLYNKAKQQQREAMQSLAAATSQSPDSSPEPLLPPDPRPHH; this comes from the exons ATGAGCTCGATGCTGGGCCGGTGCTTGGGGGGTGCGGggtgccctgggggtggggcggggctggaagaggcaggggtTGGCAGGTACTGTAGAAGGAGTTCCGGCGGGATCGGCTGGAGGGTCAGGTGTGTGAGGAGGGAACGGAGGCTGGTAAAGGCTTTGGTCTCAGAAACTTATTGGAAGACAAGTCCGAGCTGTCGGGGCGCCCGCTCCTTTGGGGCTGGAAACAAGGCCAGGACCCCGAGTTTGCGTCTTGAAAACTCTAAGTGGGTGATTAAACTCGGCAGGACCTTAGCCGCTCACGCAACGCCGTCCTTTCCTTCCCACTCCAGCCCGCGCCCCGCCCAGTGCCACCTGCATGGCCGCTGCCTCCGTCCCCGCGTCCCTGCCCTGCGCTGCCCGCCGCCCCTGAGATGTCGGCATCCGCTAAGCCCGCGGCCCTGGCAGAGCTGGCTCCGGGCCCCGGTGAGAAGCCGGGGGGACGGCCGCTCCTGGCCTGGGGCCCCGTGTTTGGCCACCGGAGTGAGAAGATCGCATTTGGCCAGAGCGAAGGTGGCCCCGACGAGCAG CTTCTGCACCCTGTTTCTCAACAAGTACATCCTGTCCCTTCTGGAAGGGGAGCCCAGCATGCTAG GGGCCGTGCAGATGCTGTCAACCACGCTCATCGGCTGTGTTAAAATATTTGTTCCCTGCTGTTTGTATCAGCACAAAACCCGGCTTTCTTACCCTCCCAACTTCATCATGACCATGTTGTTCGTGGGTCTCATGAG GTTTGCAACAGTGGTTTTGGGTCTGGTCAGCCTGAAAAATGTGGCGGTGTCCTTTGCTGAGACGGTGAAGAGCTCGGCCCCCATCTTCACTGTGATCCTGTCCCGGACCGTCCTGGGGGAGCACACCG GGCTGCTGGTCAACCTCTCGCTCATCCCTGTCATGGGCGGCCTGGCGCTGTGCACGGCCACTGAGATGAGCTTCAACTTCCTGGGGTTTTCGGCCGCCTTGTCCACCAACATCATGGACTG tTTGCAGAACGTTTTCTCCAAAAAGCTCCTCAGCGGGGACAAATATAGGTTCTC GGCCGCGGAGCTGCAGTTCTACACCAGTGCAGCAGCCGTGGCCATGCTCGTCCCGGCCTGGATCTTCTTCATG GACTTGCCGGTGATCGGGAGGAACGCGAGGAGCTTCCGCTACAGCCAGGAcgtgctgcttctgctgctggcGGACGGCGTCCTCTTCCACCTGCAGAGCGTCACAGCCTACGCCCTCATGGGGAGGATCTCTCCCGTGACCTTCAG TGTCGCCAGCACCGTCAAGCACGCCCTGTCCGTCTGGCTCAGCGTCATCGTTTTCGGCAACAGGGTCACCAGCCTGTCAGCCGTGGGCACCGTGCTGGTGACAGCAGGAGTCCTGCTCTACAACAAGGCCAAGCAGCAGCAGCGGGAGGCCATGCAGAGCCTGGCTGCGGCCACCAGCCAGTCCCCAGACAGCAGCCCTGAGCCGCTGCTCCCCCCGGACCCCCGGCCACACCACTGA
- the SLC35E2B gene encoding solute carrier family 35 member E2B isoform X6, which translates to MSASAKPAALAELAPGPASAPCFSTRAVQMLSTTLIGCVKIFVPCCLYQHKTRLSYPPNFIMTMLFVGLMRFATVVLGLVSLKNVAVSFAETVKSSAPIFTVILSRTVLGEHTGLLVNLSLIPVMGGLALCTATEMSFNFLGFSAALSTNIMDCLQNVFSKKLLSGDKYRFSAAELQFYTSAAAVAMLVPAWIFFMDLPVIGRNARSFRYSQDVLLLLLADGVLFHLQSVTAYALMGRISPVTFSVASTVKHALSVWLSVIVFGNRVTSLSAVGTVLVTAGVLLYNKAKQQQREAMQSLAAATSQSPDSSPEPLLPPDPRPHH; encoded by the exons ATGTCGGCATCCGCTAAGCCCGCGGCCCTGGCAGAGCTGGCTCCGGGCCCCG CTTCTGCACCCTGTTTCTCAACAA GGGCCGTGCAGATGCTGTCAACCACGCTCATCGGCTGTGTTAAAATATTTGTTCCCTGCTGTTTGTATCAGCACAAAACCCGGCTTTCTTACCCTCCCAACTTCATCATGACCATGTTGTTCGTGGGTCTCATGAG GTTTGCAACAGTGGTTTTGGGTCTGGTCAGCCTGAAAAATGTGGCGGTGTCCTTTGCTGAGACGGTGAAGAGCTCGGCCCCCATCTTCACTGTGATCCTGTCCCGGACCGTCCTGGGGGAGCACACCG GGCTGCTGGTCAACCTCTCGCTCATCCCTGTCATGGGCGGCCTGGCGCTGTGCACGGCCACTGAGATGAGCTTCAACTTCCTGGGGTTTTCGGCCGCCTTGTCCACCAACATCATGGACTG tTTGCAGAACGTTTTCTCCAAAAAGCTCCTCAGCGGGGACAAATATAGGTTCTC GGCCGCGGAGCTGCAGTTCTACACCAGTGCAGCAGCCGTGGCCATGCTCGTCCCGGCCTGGATCTTCTTCATG GACTTGCCGGTGATCGGGAGGAACGCGAGGAGCTTCCGCTACAGCCAGGAcgtgctgcttctgctgctggcGGACGGCGTCCTCTTCCACCTGCAGAGCGTCACAGCCTACGCCCTCATGGGGAGGATCTCTCCCGTGACCTTCAG TGTCGCCAGCACCGTCAAGCACGCCCTGTCCGTCTGGCTCAGCGTCATCGTTTTCGGCAACAGGGTCACCAGCCTGTCAGCCGTGGGCACCGTGCTGGTGACAGCAGGAGTCCTGCTCTACAACAAGGCCAAGCAGCAGCAGCGGGAGGCCATGCAGAGCCTGGCTGCGGCCACCAGCCAGTCCCCAGACAGCAGCCCTGAGCCGCTGCTCCCCCCGGACCCCCGGCCACACCACTGA
- the SLC35E2B gene encoding solute carrier family 35 member E2B isoform X8, with amino-acid sequence MLGAVQMLSTTLIGCVKIFVPCCLYQHKTRLSYPPNFIMTMLFVGLMRFATVVLGLVSLKNVAVSFAETVKSSAPIFTVILSRTVLGEHTGLLVNLSLIPVMGGLALCTATEMSFNFLGFSAALSTNIMDCLQNVFSKKLLSGDKYRFSAAELQFYTSAAAVAMLVPAWIFFMDLPVIGRNARSFRYSQDVLLLLLADGVLFHLQSVTAYALMGRISPVTFSVASTVKHALSVWLSVIVFGNRVTSLSAVGTVLVTAGVLLYNKAKQQQREAMQSLAAATSQSPDSSPEPLLPPDPRPHH; translated from the exons ATGCTAG GGGCCGTGCAGATGCTGTCAACCACGCTCATCGGCTGTGTTAAAATATTTGTTCCCTGCTGTTTGTATCAGCACAAAACCCGGCTTTCTTACCCTCCCAACTTCATCATGACCATGTTGTTCGTGGGTCTCATGAG GTTTGCAACAGTGGTTTTGGGTCTGGTCAGCCTGAAAAATGTGGCGGTGTCCTTTGCTGAGACGGTGAAGAGCTCGGCCCCCATCTTCACTGTGATCCTGTCCCGGACCGTCCTGGGGGAGCACACCG GGCTGCTGGTCAACCTCTCGCTCATCCCTGTCATGGGCGGCCTGGCGCTGTGCACGGCCACTGAGATGAGCTTCAACTTCCTGGGGTTTTCGGCCGCCTTGTCCACCAACATCATGGACTG tTTGCAGAACGTTTTCTCCAAAAAGCTCCTCAGCGGGGACAAATATAGGTTCTC GGCCGCGGAGCTGCAGTTCTACACCAGTGCAGCAGCCGTGGCCATGCTCGTCCCGGCCTGGATCTTCTTCATG GACTTGCCGGTGATCGGGAGGAACGCGAGGAGCTTCCGCTACAGCCAGGAcgtgctgcttctgctgctggcGGACGGCGTCCTCTTCCACCTGCAGAGCGTCACAGCCTACGCCCTCATGGGGAGGATCTCTCCCGTGACCTTCAG TGTCGCCAGCACCGTCAAGCACGCCCTGTCCGTCTGGCTCAGCGTCATCGTTTTCGGCAACAGGGTCACCAGCCTGTCAGCCGTGGGCACCGTGCTGGTGACAGCAGGAGTCCTGCTCTACAACAAGGCCAAGCAGCAGCAGCGGGAGGCCATGCAGAGCCTGGCTGCGGCCACCAGCCAGTCCCCAGACAGCAGCCCTGAGCCGCTGCTCCCCCCGGACCCCCGGCCACACCACTGA
- the SLC35E2B gene encoding solute carrier family 35 member E2B isoform X7 codes for MRLRVPVHVPEAAGPARRLARGLLASAPCFSTRAVQMLSTTLIGCVKIFVPCCLYQHKTRLSYPPNFIMTMLFVGLMRFATVVLGLVSLKNVAVSFAETVKSSAPIFTVILSRTVLGEHTGLLVNLSLIPVMGGLALCTATEMSFNFLGFSAALSTNIMDCLQNVFSKKLLSGDKYRFSAAELQFYTSAAAVAMLVPAWIFFMDLPVIGRNARSFRYSQDVLLLLLADGVLFHLQSVTAYALMGRISPVTFSVASTVKHALSVWLSVIVFGNRVTSLSAVGTVLVTAGVLLYNKAKQQQREAMQSLAAATSQSPDSSPEPLLPPDPRPHH; via the exons CTTCTGCACCCTGTTTCTCAACAA GGGCCGTGCAGATGCTGTCAACCACGCTCATCGGCTGTGTTAAAATATTTGTTCCCTGCTGTTTGTATCAGCACAAAACCCGGCTTTCTTACCCTCCCAACTTCATCATGACCATGTTGTTCGTGGGTCTCATGAG GTTTGCAACAGTGGTTTTGGGTCTGGTCAGCCTGAAAAATGTGGCGGTGTCCTTTGCTGAGACGGTGAAGAGCTCGGCCCCCATCTTCACTGTGATCCTGTCCCGGACCGTCCTGGGGGAGCACACCG GGCTGCTGGTCAACCTCTCGCTCATCCCTGTCATGGGCGGCCTGGCGCTGTGCACGGCCACTGAGATGAGCTTCAACTTCCTGGGGTTTTCGGCCGCCTTGTCCACCAACATCATGGACTG tTTGCAGAACGTTTTCTCCAAAAAGCTCCTCAGCGGGGACAAATATAGGTTCTC GGCCGCGGAGCTGCAGTTCTACACCAGTGCAGCAGCCGTGGCCATGCTCGTCCCGGCCTGGATCTTCTTCATG GACTTGCCGGTGATCGGGAGGAACGCGAGGAGCTTCCGCTACAGCCAGGAcgtgctgcttctgctgctggcGGACGGCGTCCTCTTCCACCTGCAGAGCGTCACAGCCTACGCCCTCATGGGGAGGATCTCTCCCGTGACCTTCAG TGTCGCCAGCACCGTCAAGCACGCCCTGTCCGTCTGGCTCAGCGTCATCGTTTTCGGCAACAGGGTCACCAGCCTGTCAGCCGTGGGCACCGTGCTGGTGACAGCAGGAGTCCTGCTCTACAACAAGGCCAAGCAGCAGCAGCGGGAGGCCATGCAGAGCCTGGCTGCGGCCACCAGCCAGTCCCCAGACAGCAGCCCTGAGCCGCTGCTCCCCCCGGACCCCCGGCCACACCACTGA
- the SLC35E2B gene encoding solute carrier family 35 member E2B isoform X5, which produces MSASAKPAALAELAPGPGEKPGGRPLLAWGPVFGHRSEKIAFGQSEGGPDEQVLTVTVTETTVIEADLGMWGARALIYLTLWFFFSFCTLFLNKYILSLLEGEPSMLGAVQMLSTTLIGCVKIFVPCCLYQHKTRLSYPPNFIMTMLFVGLMRFATVVLGLVSLKNVAVSFAETVKSSAPIFTVILSRTVLGEHTGLLVNLSLIPVMGGLALCTATEMSFNFLGFSAALSTNIMDCLQNVFSKKLLSGDKYRFSAAELQFYTSAAAVAMLVPAWIFFMDLPVIGRNARSFRYSQDVLLLLLADGVLFHLQSVTAYALMGRISPVTFSVASTVKHALSVWLSVIVFGNRVTSLSAVGTVLVTAGVLLYNKAKQQQREAMQSLAAATSQSPDSSPEPLLPPDPRPHH; this is translated from the exons ATGTCGGCATCCGCTAAGCCCGCGGCCCTGGCAGAGCTGGCTCCGGGCCCCGGTGAGAAGCCGGGGGGACGGCCGCTCCTGGCCTGGGGCCCCGTGTTTGGCCACCGGAGTGAGAAGATCGCATTTGGCCAGAGCGAAGGTGGCCCCGACGAGCAGGTGCTCACGGTCACCGTCACCGAGACAACCGTCATCGAGGCGGACCTGGGCATGTGGGGTGCCCGCGCCCTCATCTACCTCACACTCTGGTTCTTCTTCAGCTTCTGCACCCTGTTTCTCAACAAGTACATCCTGTCCCTTCTGGAAGGGGAGCCCAGCATGCTAG GGGCCGTGCAGATGCTGTCAACCACGCTCATCGGCTGTGTTAAAATATTTGTTCCCTGCTGTTTGTATCAGCACAAAACCCGGCTTTCTTACCCTCCCAACTTCATCATGACCATGTTGTTCGTGGGTCTCATGAG GTTTGCAACAGTGGTTTTGGGTCTGGTCAGCCTGAAAAATGTGGCGGTGTCCTTTGCTGAGACGGTGAAGAGCTCGGCCCCCATCTTCACTGTGATCCTGTCCCGGACCGTCCTGGGGGAGCACACCG GGCTGCTGGTCAACCTCTCGCTCATCCCTGTCATGGGCGGCCTGGCGCTGTGCACGGCCACTGAGATGAGCTTCAACTTCCTGGGGTTTTCGGCCGCCTTGTCCACCAACATCATGGACTG tTTGCAGAACGTTTTCTCCAAAAAGCTCCTCAGCGGGGACAAATATAGGTTCTC GGCCGCGGAGCTGCAGTTCTACACCAGTGCAGCAGCCGTGGCCATGCTCGTCCCGGCCTGGATCTTCTTCATG GACTTGCCGGTGATCGGGAGGAACGCGAGGAGCTTCCGCTACAGCCAGGAcgtgctgcttctgctgctggcGGACGGCGTCCTCTTCCACCTGCAGAGCGTCACAGCCTACGCCCTCATGGGGAGGATCTCTCCCGTGACCTTCAG TGTCGCCAGCACCGTCAAGCACGCCCTGTCCGTCTGGCTCAGCGTCATCGTTTTCGGCAACAGGGTCACCAGCCTGTCAGCCGTGGGCACCGTGCTGGTGACAGCAGGAGTCCTGCTCTACAACAAGGCCAAGCAGCAGCAGCGGGAGGCCATGCAGAGCCTGGCTGCGGCCACCAGCCAGTCCCCAGACAGCAGCCCTGAGCCGCTGCTCCCCCCGGACCCCCGGCCACACCACTGA